A region of the Gammaproteobacteria bacterium genome:
TCAAAGAACTGGATAACGAAACACCAAGCGAACCTGTGGTTTTCTGCAAACCGAATTCGGCAATCTCTGATGAAATAAATTTAGATGAAAATGATGAAATCCATTATGAGGGAGAGATTTGTTTTGTTGTCATGAATAATCAACTGGCAGGTGTTGGTTTTGGGCTGGATTTAACCAAAAGGGAGGTTCAGTCTAAACTTAAATCTAAAGGTTTGCCATGGGAACGGGCTAAGGCTTTTGATGGTTCTGCGGTTTTGTCAGATTTTGTCGAGTTTGATGGAAACACACAGAATATCCACATGCAATTATTGATTGATGGTGAACTCAAGCAATATGGCGGTTATGATTTGATGCTTTATAAACCCCAGCAAATTCTTGAAGAAATCAGCCGCT
Encoded here:
- a CDS encoding fumarylacetoacetate hydrolase family protein, giving the protein MKTIQFNNKAITPSKVVCIGRNYVEHIKELDNETPSEPVVFCKPNSAISDEINLDENDEIHYEGEICFVVMNNQLAGVGFGLDLTKREVQSKLKSKGLPWERAKAFDGSAVLSDFVEFDGNTQNIHMQLLIDGELKQYGGYDLMLYKPQQILEEISRFMTLEDGDVIMTGTPKGVGKIQRNTQFTGRIFQGETLLVENNCPVK